The Microcaecilia unicolor chromosome 6, aMicUni1.1, whole genome shotgun sequence genome includes a window with the following:
- the LOC115473547 gene encoding charged multivesicular body protein 6-A — MGNIFGRKRRSRVTEQDKAVLQLKQQRDKLKQYQRKITLQLEREREVARQLLRDGKKEKAKLLLKKKRYQEQLLDKTENQISNLERLVQDIEFTQIEMKVIEGLKVGNECLKKMHEVMSIEEVERIMDETQESIEYQRQIDEMLAGSLSAEDEEAILEELDAIVQEDLDLPEAPTEPLPDKFPDKEAVKARPKGELVAAS, encoded by the exons ATGGGCAACATATTTGGACGAAAGAGACGGAGCCGAGTGACGGAGCAGGACAAGGCGGTGCTG CAATTGAAGCAGCAGAGAGATAAACTGAAGCAGTACCAGAGGAAAATCACTCTGCAGCTGGAACGGGAGAGAGAAGTGGCTCGCCAGCTGCTGCGAGATGGCAAAAAAGA GAAAGCTAAGCTGCTCTTGAAAAAGAAAAGATACCAGGAGCAACTTCTGGATAAAACTGAGAACCAGATCAGTAATTTGGAGCGCCTG GTTCAAGATATTGAATTTACACAAATAGAAATGAAAGTGATTGAAGGCCTGAAAGTGGGCAATGAATGTTTGAAGAAAATGCATGAG GTTATGTCAATAGAAGAAGTGGAAAGAATCATGGATGAAACACAAGAATCTATTGAATACCAGAGA CAAATTGATGAAATGCTCGCTGGCAGTCTGAGTGCAGAGGATGAAGAGGCGATCCTGGAGGAGTTGGATGCTATTGTTCAG GAAGACCTCGATCTTCCAGAGGCGCCAACGGAACCACTCCCTGACAAATTCCCAG ACAAAGAAGCTGTCAAGGCCAGACCGAAAGGGGAGCTGGTGGCTGCATCGTAG